The Dunckerocampus dactyliophorus isolate RoL2022-P2 chromosome 16, RoL_Ddac_1.1, whole genome shotgun sequence genome includes a window with the following:
- the LOC129169525 gene encoding ATP-sensitive inward rectifier potassium channel 1-like — protein sequence MFQLLHGHIQPSRHPSRKTRLVTKDGRCNIEFGNIHNHFTYLVDFWTTFVEIRWRFVLLLFVASFTGSWFIFSLLWYWIAKSNGDLMGQTGTDGHVMCIANVNSLTTAFLYSLETQTTIGYGGRALTGQCPGTVAVIVLQSVVGVFINSFMCGVILAKISLPKRRAKTVSFSDMAVICLMKGKLCLLIRVANLRKTLLISSQIYGKLLRTTTTPDGETFILDQLDINFTVDAGKDNLFFVCPLTLYHIINRSSPFYELSADTLPQQDFELVVFLDGIAESTSSSCQVRTSYIPQEIQWGHNFLPIISRTKTGKYSVDFSNFSKSVRVGTPHCAQCFEGNRNHQHMKDSQKNQQKMGIDNLGFHVIDIHNAVDVTKM from the coding sequence ATGTTCCAGCTGCTCCACGGTCACATCCAGCCAAGCAGGCACCCGAGTCGCAAAACCCGCCTGGTCACCAAAGACGGGCGCTGCAACATCGAGTTCGGCAACATCCACAACCACTTCACCTACCTGGTGGACTTCTGGACCACGTTTGTGGAGATTCGCTGGCGCTTCGTGCTCCTCCTGTTCGTGGCGTCCTTCACCGGGAGCTGGTTCATCTTCAGCCTGCTGTGGTACTGGATCGCCAAGAGCAACGGTGACCTGATGGGACAGACCGGCACGGACGGCCACGTCATGTGCATCGCCAACGTCAACAGCCTGACCACGGCGTTCCTCTACTCGCTGGAGACGCAGACCACCATCGGCTACGGCGGCCGGGCCCTGACGGGGCAGTGCCCCGGCACGGTAGCCGTCATCGTCCTCCAGTCGGTGGTGGGCGTGTTCATCAACAGCTTCATGTGCGGCGTCATCCTGGCCAAGATCTCGCTTCCAAAGCGGCGAGCCAAGACGGTGAGCTTCAGCGACATGGCCGTCATCTGCCTCATGAAAGGGAAGCTCTGCCTCCTGATCCGCGTGGCCAACCTCCGCAAGACTCTCCTCATCAGCAGCCAGATCTACGGCAAGCTGCTGAGGACCACCACTACGCCCGACGGCGAAACCTTCATCCTGGACCAGCTGGACATCAACTTCACGGTGGACGCCGGTAAGGACAACCTGTTCTTCGTTTGTCCGTTGACCCTCTACCACATCATCAACCGCTCCAGCCCCTTCTACGAGCTGTCGGCCGACACGCTCCCCCAGCAGGACTTTGAGCTGGTGGTCTTCCTGGACGGCATCGCCGAGTCCACCAGCTCCTCCTGCCAGGTGCGGACCTCCTACATCCCGCAGGAGATTCAGTGGGGGCACAACTTCCTGCCCATCATCTCACGCACCAAGACGGGCAAGTACAGCGTGGACTTCTCCAACTTCTCCAAAAGCGTGCGGGTGGGCACGCCGCACTGTGCCCAGTGCTTCGAGGGCAACCGGAACCACCAGCACATGAAGGACAGTCAGAAGAACCAGCAGAAGATGGGCATCGACAACTTAGGCTTCCACGTCATTGACATTCACAACGCCGTGGACGTCACCAAGATGTAA